A window of Dorea formicigenerans contains these coding sequences:
- a CDS encoding aminotransferase class I/II-fold pyridoxal phosphate-dependent enzyme, protein MLNIEDMYLEMGIRREVYDFGSQIEGTLKERFDAIDKVAEYNQLKVVHAMQKCKVNAGCFKYASGYGYDDPGRDTLEEVYAEIFHTESALVRPQITCGTHALALALAANLRPGDELLSPVGKPYDTLEEVIGIRPSNGSLAEYGISYRQVDLLEGGAFDYDNIKKAINEKTKLVTIQRSKGYQTRPSFSVSQIGELIAFVKSIKPDVICMVDNCYGEFVETIEPSDVGADMVVGSLIKNPGGGLAPIGGYIAGRKDLIDNCGYRLTSPGLGKEVGASLGVMQSFFQGLFLAPTVTAGALKGAIFAANIYEKLGYSVIPNGTESRHDIIQAVELGTPEGVIAFCKGIQAAAPVDSYVTPEPWPMPGYDSDVIMAAGAFVQGSSIELSADGPIKEPYAVYFQGGLTWQHAKLGILMSLEYLVREDLVTEL, encoded by the coding sequence ATGTTAAATATAGAAGATATGTATCTGGAAATGGGAATCCGCAGAGAGGTTTACGATTTCGGGAGCCAGATTGAAGGAACTTTAAAAGAACGTTTTGATGCCATCGACAAAGTGGCAGAGTACAATCAGTTGAAAGTCGTGCATGCAATGCAGAAATGTAAAGTCAATGCCGGCTGTTTCAAATACGCCAGCGGATACGGTTATGACGACCCGGGACGTGACACACTGGAAGAAGTGTACGCAGAGATTTTTCATACAGAAAGTGCTCTTGTAAGACCGCAGATCACATGCGGAACTCACGCACTGGCACTGGCACTGGCTGCAAATCTGCGCCCGGGCGATGAGCTTCTATCTCCAGTCGGAAAACCTTATGACACATTGGAAGAAGTCATTGGAATCCGCCCATCGAATGGTTCTCTTGCGGAGTACGGAATTTCCTATCGCCAGGTAGATCTTCTAGAAGGCGGTGCATTTGACTATGACAATATCAAAAAAGCAATCAATGAAAAAACAAAGCTTGTAACAATCCAGCGTTCCAAAGGATATCAGACAAGACCAAGCTTTTCCGTCTCACAGATTGGAGAACTGATTGCATTTGTAAAGAGTATCAAACCAGACGTTATCTGTATGGTCGATAACTGTTACGGTGAATTTGTAGAGACGATTGAGCCAAGTGATGTGGGTGCAGATATGGTCGTTGGTTCCCTGATCAAGAACCCGGGCGGTGGACTTGCGCCAATTGGCGGATATATCGCAGGACGAAAAGATCTGATTGATAATTGTGGATACCGCCTGACTTCTCCAGGACTTGGAAAGGAAGTTGGTGCATCTCTCGGTGTCATGCAGTCCTTCTTCCAGGGACTTTTCCTGGCACCGACTGTGACAGCAGGTGCTTTAAAAGGAGCCATCTTTGCAGCAAACATCTACGAAAAATTAGGTTACAGTGTCATTCCAAATGGTACGGAGAGCCGCCACGATATTATTCAGGCAGTAGAACTTGGAACACCGGAAGGTGTCATCGCATTCTGTAAAGGAATCCAGGCTGCCGCCCCGGTTGATTCCTATGTCACACCAGAGCCATGGCCGATGCCAGGATATGACAGCGATGTTATTATGGCAGCCGGAGCATTTGTTCAGGGCTCCTCTATCGAGCTGAGTGCCGATGGTCCGATCAAAGAGCCATATGCAGTGTATTTCCAGGGCGGACTTACATGGCAGCATGCAAAGCTTGGAATATTAATGTCTTTAGAGTATCTGGTAAGAGAAGACCTTGTAACAGAGTTATAA
- a CDS encoding response regulator translates to MELLKLVIVDDEPILLQGLLDTYDWEGMGFEVVGSAKSGVQALEVIRREQPHVVLTDIRMKQMTGLMVMEEIQKEQISCLFVVLSAYRDFEYAKHACDLGAYAYLLKPIDDEQLRSTMTGAYNTCIKQLRSEEKYESWEQLLLKDGDSFLQVVIQKYVQNLIPEEKIAEVFSVLHDLPDNHDFFITVCADIDLIYKITNSLDYEASRYAVIQEIEAHVFEHFSYWKFEGEDGNYVFIIKTQQKNAVRQIKTLLEQAKNEEKCPVIASISKPYKGISGIRKSYEEAQKLFGIASASGASAFTIPEDLEEQEDDSKQFSEDREIRIMNSIRKNDFVELKETFIDFIYHLPKEEARQCQYLHKVMLRVQFMLQDTYGMNEDMKNQFANYYSNLNHLPAVKAVDVCYKILCRAIELRQEEAGKNETGYFKEYMTEAVAYIEEHLQEEDLSIIATAAHVYLNPVYFGRIFKSTFHMTFKQYLVKKRMDKAKRMLEEGNTSIRTICEEVGISNPSYFSQLFKQYTGKLPSEYKKEYEV, encoded by the coding sequence ATGGAATTACTAAAACTGGTAATTGTGGACGATGAACCAATTTTATTACAGGGACTTTTAGATACCTATGACTGGGAGGGTATGGGATTTGAGGTTGTCGGATCTGCCAAAAGTGGAGTTCAGGCACTGGAAGTCATCAGACGTGAACAGCCACATGTCGTTCTAACCGATATTCGAATGAAGCAAATGACAGGACTTATGGTTATGGAAGAAATTCAAAAAGAACAGATCTCATGTCTTTTTGTAGTACTTAGTGCATACCGTGATTTTGAATATGCAAAACATGCCTGTGATCTTGGCGCCTATGCATATCTTTTAAAACCAATTGATGATGAACAGCTTCGCTCCACAATGACCGGAGCCTATAACACATGTATCAAACAGCTACGCAGTGAAGAAAAATACGAAAGCTGGGAACAACTCCTTTTAAAAGACGGTGACAGTTTTCTGCAGGTTGTAATACAAAAATATGTTCAGAATCTGATTCCGGAGGAAAAGATTGCAGAAGTATTTTCTGTACTTCATGATTTGCCGGATAATCATGATTTTTTTATCACAGTGTGCGCCGATATTGATTTAATTTATAAAATTACAAATTCTTTAGATTATGAAGCATCCAGATATGCCGTAATCCAGGAAATAGAAGCACATGTTTTTGAACATTTTTCGTACTGGAAATTTGAAGGGGAAGACGGCAATTATGTTTTCATTATAAAAACTCAGCAAAAAAATGCAGTAAGGCAGATCAAAACTTTATTAGAACAGGCAAAGAATGAAGAAAAATGTCCGGTCATCGCTTCTATTTCCAAGCCATATAAAGGGATATCCGGAATCAGGAAAAGCTATGAAGAAGCACAAAAATTATTTGGAATTGCCAGTGCTTCCGGTGCCAGTGCGTTTACAATTCCAGAAGATTTAGAAGAACAGGAAGACGATTCGAAGCAGTTTTCTGAAGACAGGGAAATCCGGATTATGAACAGCATACGGAAAAATGATTTTGTGGAACTAAAAGAAACATTTATTGATTTTATTTACCATCTTCCAAAAGAAGAAGCACGGCAATGCCAGTACCTTCATAAAGTTATGCTCCGAGTACAGTTCATGCTTCAGGACACCTATGGTATGAACGAGGATATGAAAAATCAATTTGCAAATTATTATTCTAACCTGAATCATCTGCCGGCTGTAAAAGCAGTAGATGTCTGCTACAAAATTTTATGCCGTGCAATAGAACTGCGTCAGGAAGAAGCCGGAAAAAATGAAACGGGTTATTTTAAAGAATACATGACAGAAGCTGTCGCTTATATCGAAGAACATCTTCAAGAGGAAGACTTGTCAATCATTGCAACAGCAGCTCATGTATATTTAAACCCGGTTTACTTTGGACGTATCTTTAAAAGCACCTTCCATATGACTTTTAAACAGTACCTGGTCAAAAAACGTATGGATAAAGCAAAAAGAATGCTGGAAGAAGGAAATACCAGTATCCGAACAATCTGTGAAGAAGTTGGTATCAGCAATCCTTCTTATTTTTCACAATTATTCAAGCAATATACCGGAAAACTGCCAAGTGAGTATAAAAAGGAATACGAAGTATGA
- a CDS encoding NAD(P)/FAD-dependent oxidoreductase produces MKTLAIVGGGASGMLAGITALETNPDIQVIIFDQKDILGKKILSTGNGRCNLTNKNMSLDYFRSDEPQLISSVLKAFGYSDTIRFFENLGLLMKSRNGYIYPRCDQASVVRSVLDNRLKELGADIRRENAVTSICRTKKGFQIETGSEKIQADRIILAAGGKASSKLGSDGSGYTLVKSLGHSVVPVVPALVQLKVKDFAFQKASGVRTDAKVTALINGRMAVSDTGELQITNYGISGIPVFQVSRYISRALYEKQNAQVMIDFLPELEEASLRELFSKKLQHLSENQKSKPEDLLTGILHTKLIPEILRISGIRFSAKLNMIKGAELTRLCEVIKSCRLNISDTNGFDNAQVSAGGVSLKEVDMETMQSCITKDLYLAGELLDVDGICGGYNLQWAWATGYLAGKHAASDL; encoded by the coding sequence ATGAAAACACTTGCAATTGTCGGAGGCGGTGCTTCCGGTATGTTGGCGGGCATCACCGCCCTTGAGACAAATCCAGACATTCAGGTCATTATCTTTGATCAGAAGGATATTCTTGGAAAGAAAATTTTGTCTACCGGAAATGGGCGCTGTAATCTGACAAATAAAAACATGTCTTTGGATTATTTCCGAAGTGATGAGCCGCAATTGATTTCTTCTGTTCTAAAAGCCTTTGGATATTCGGATACAATTCGTTTTTTCGAAAATCTGGGACTTCTGATGAAATCCAGAAATGGATACATTTATCCAAGATGTGATCAGGCATCTGTCGTCCGTTCTGTTCTGGATAATCGTTTAAAAGAACTGGGCGCAGACATCAGACGTGAGAACGCAGTGACATCCATATGCCGGACAAAAAAAGGATTCCAGATTGAGACCGGCAGCGAAAAAATTCAAGCTGACCGCATCATTTTAGCAGCCGGCGGAAAGGCTTCTTCGAAACTCGGCTCTGATGGCAGCGGTTATACCCTTGTCAAATCACTGGGGCATTCTGTTGTGCCGGTTGTTCCGGCACTGGTGCAGTTAAAAGTAAAGGATTTTGCCTTTCAAAAAGCTTCAGGAGTCAGGACAGATGCAAAAGTAACAGCCTTGATCAATGGGCGTATGGCTGTCTCAGATACCGGTGAACTTCAGATTACCAATTATGGCATATCCGGAATTCCTGTATTCCAAGTCAGCCGCTATATTTCCAGGGCTTTATATGAAAAGCAAAATGCGCAGGTTATGATTGACTTTCTGCCGGAATTAGAGGAAGCTTCACTTAGAGAACTATTTAGCAAAAAACTTCAGCACCTGAGCGAGAACCAAAAGTCAAAACCGGAAGACCTTCTGACCGGAATTCTTCACACAAAACTAATTCCGGAAATACTCCGAATTTCAGGCATCCGTTTTTCTGCGAAACTAAATATGATCAAAGGAGCAGAACTTACAAGACTGTGTGAGGTCATAAAGTCTTGCAGGTTAAACATTTCTGATACCAACGGGTTTGACAATGCTCAAGTTAGCGCAGGCGGTGTCAGCTTAAAAGAAGTAGATATGGAGACGATGCAGTCCTGTATTACAAAAGATCTCTATCTTGCCGGAGAACTTCTTGACGTTGATGGAATTTGTGGCGGTTATAATCTACAGTGGGCATGGGCTACCGGTTATCTGGCAGGAAAACATGCGGCATCTGATCTATAA
- the miaA gene encoding tRNA (adenosine(37)-N6)-dimethylallyltransferase MiaA, with the protein MQKQPLIILTGPTAVGKTKASIGLAKAIGGEIISADSMQVYKYMDIGSAKIRPEEMQHVPHYLVDELEPDDEFHVVRFQQMAKEAMQKIYAAGHIPIVVGGTGFYIQALLYDIDFTDNDNDTSLRAELETFAEEHGAEALHEKLREVDPKSADTIHANNIKRVIRALEFYQKTGMKISEHNETERQKESPYQFVYFILNDDRKNLYRRIDLRVDKMIEEGLVAEVKALKARGYDRSMVSMQGLGYKEILDYLDGVCTLEDAIYKIKRDTRHFAKRQITWFKREKHVTWINKKDYNYDEDKILEVMLESIKKDILEGQSC; encoded by the coding sequence ATGCAAAAACAACCTTTAATCATTCTCACCGGACCTACTGCAGTCGGTAAAACAAAGGCTTCCATTGGTCTTGCAAAAGCAATCGGTGGTGAGATTATTTCTGCAGATTCCATGCAGGTCTACAAATATATGGATATTGGTTCCGCAAAAATCCGTCCGGAAGAAATGCAGCATGTTCCACATTACTTAGTAGATGAACTGGAACCAGACGATGAATTTCATGTTGTCCGTTTTCAACAGATGGCAAAAGAAGCTATGCAAAAGATCTATGCTGCCGGGCATATTCCAATCGTAGTAGGCGGAACCGGATTTTATATTCAGGCACTACTTTATGATATTGATTTTACAGATAATGATAATGACACCTCGCTCCGCGCAGAATTAGAAACATTTGCAGAAGAACATGGCGCAGAGGCACTTCATGAAAAACTTCGCGAAGTGGACCCAAAATCGGCAGATACTATCCATGCAAATAATATAAAGCGGGTCATTCGGGCATTGGAATTTTATCAGAAAACCGGAATGAAAATTTCTGAGCACAATGAAACAGAGCGACAAAAAGAGTCGCCCTATCAATTTGTATATTTTATCTTAAATGATGACCGCAAGAACCTGTACCGCCGTATAGATCTACGAGTTGACAAGATGATAGAAGAGGGGCTTGTCGCGGAAGTTAAGGCTTTAAAAGCGCGTGGCTATGACCGCAGTATGGTTTCTATGCAGGGACTTGGATATAAAGAAATTCTGGACTATCTGGACGGAGTATGCACATTAGAAGATGCCATTTACAAAATCAAACGAGATACAAGACATTTTGCAAAACGTCAGATTACATGGTTCAAGCGAGAGAAGCATGTGACATGGATTAATAAAAAAGATTACAATTATGATGAAGATAAGATTCTGGAAGTGATGCTCGAATCTATTAAAAAAGATATTTTGGAGGGACAATCATGTTAA
- the mutL gene encoding DNA mismatch repair endonuclease MutL, whose protein sequence is MSKIQVLDQITIDKIAAGEVIERPASVVKELAENAIDAGATAVTVEIKEGGITFMRIADNGIGIDKEDVRAAFLRHSTSKIRSAEDLAHISSLGFRGEALSSIAAVSQVELLTKTKEADFGVRYKIAGGKEESLEDAGAPDGTTFLIRQLFYNTPARRKFLKTAMTEASHVGDLVTRLALSHPEVSFRFINNGQVKLHTSGNGNLKDVIYHIYGREIASNLIEVDFERKGIHITGYLGKPLISRGNRNFENYFVDGRYIKSSIISKAIEDGYKDFTMQHKYPFVVLYLDVDTEHVDVNVHPTKMDVRFNNQQEIYNTLFAAVDDGLHERELIPEVTLDDIKIPEEPKDCKSNFPEEPKESKMDLPKKSEAEHTEKLRTSLQSPQNEDEKLQYFMNEMKKRVYSYHEALHENKQETTPASSNTDACDLQKNVPVPYSYKPQKNIPAPNSYKPQRNVQAQSSYKSQQNVQTQGSQIAEMPNYTARQVPAEKPQQLNFFEEKLLEPQAKAEHKIIGQVFDTYWLVEFHDNLYIIDQHAAHERVLYEQTLKGMKTREFTSQLISPPIILNLSMQEAELLRLYMDQFTRIGFEIEEFGQDSYAVRAVPDNLFSIAKKELLMEMIDSLSDEINRNAPSNLIDEKIASMSCKAAVKGNMRLSAAEVDTLITELLSLDNPYHCPHGRPTIIAMSRRELEKKFKRIV, encoded by the coding sequence ATGAGTAAGATACAGGTATTAGACCAGATTACAATTGATAAAATTGCCGCCGGGGAAGTCATAGAACGTCCGGCATCCGTAGTCAAAGAGCTTGCTGAGAATGCAATTGATGCCGGTGCGACTGCTGTAACTGTCGAGATCAAGGAAGGTGGCATTACATTTATGCGAATCGCTGACAACGGAATCGGAATTGATAAAGAAGATGTCCGTGCTGCATTTTTACGCCATTCTACAAGTAAGATCCGAAGTGCAGAGGATCTTGCACACATTTCATCTCTTGGTTTCCGTGGCGAAGCACTTTCCAGTATTGCAGCGGTCTCTCAGGTAGAGCTTCTGACCAAGACAAAGGAAGCAGATTTTGGCGTGCGATATAAGATTGCCGGTGGGAAGGAAGAATCACTTGAAGATGCCGGTGCCCCGGATGGCACGACATTTTTGATCCGGCAGCTTTTCTACAACACACCTGCCAGAAGAAAGTTTTTAAAAACTGCTATGACAGAGGCTAGTCACGTCGGAGACCTGGTCACAAGACTAGCGTTGTCTCATCCGGAAGTTTCCTTCCGTTTTATCAACAACGGTCAGGTTAAACTTCATACTTCCGGCAATGGAAATTTGAAGGATGTCATCTATCATATATACGGACGGGAGATTGCATCGAATCTGATTGAAGTAGATTTTGAAAGAAAAGGAATCCACATTACCGGATATCTTGGAAAGCCCTTGATTTCCCGCGGCAACCGTAATTTTGAAAATTATTTCGTAGATGGAAGATACATTAAGAGCAGTATCATCTCCAAGGCAATTGAAGACGGATATAAAGATTTTACTATGCAGCACAAATACCCATTTGTCGTGCTTTACCTGGACGTAGACACAGAACATGTAGATGTTAATGTGCATCCGACCAAGATGGATGTCCGTTTTAATAATCAGCAGGAGATTTATAATACCCTGTTTGCGGCTGTCGATGACGGACTACATGAACGGGAGCTGATTCCCGAAGTGACATTGGATGATATAAAAATTCCAGAAGAACCGAAAGATTGTAAAAGTAATTTTCCAGAAGAACCAAAAGAGTCGAAGATGGATCTGCCGAAAAAAAGTGAGGCAGAACATACCGAAAAGCTGCGAACCTCTTTGCAGTCACCACAAAATGAAGATGAAAAGCTGCAATACTTTATGAATGAGATGAAGAAAAGAGTATATTCTTACCATGAAGCGCTGCACGAAAATAAGCAAGAAACAACACCTGCTTCATCCAATACAGATGCCTGTGACCTACAGAAAAATGTACCAGTGCCGTATTCCTATAAACCACAGAAAAATATACCAGCTCCTAACTCCTACAAGCCACAGAGAAATGTGCAGGCACAAAGCTCATATAAATCACAACAAAATGTGCAGACACAAGGCTCTCAGATTGCAGAGATGCCAAATTATACTGCAAGACAAGTTCCTGCGGAAAAACCACAGCAGCTCAATTTCTTTGAAGAAAAACTTCTGGAGCCACAGGCAAAAGCTGAACATAAGATTATTGGCCAGGTCTTTGATACTTATTGGCTGGTAGAATTTCATGATAACTTATATATTATCGACCAGCATGCAGCTCATGAGAGAGTTCTGTATGAACAGACATTGAAGGGCATGAAGACACGGGAGTTTACTTCTCAGCTTATTAGTCCGCCAATCATACTGAATCTGTCTATGCAGGAGGCAGAACTTCTCAGGCTTTATATGGATCAGTTCACGCGGATTGGTTTTGAGATAGAAGAATTCGGACAGGATTCCTATGCAGTCCGCGCTGTACCGGACAATCTGTTCAGTATTGCAAAAAAAGAACTGCTCATGGAGATGATTGACAGTCTGTCTGATGAAATCAACCGAAATGCGCCATCTAATCTGATTGACGAAAAGATTGCATCTATGTCCTGTAAGGCAGCTGTCAAAGGAAATATGCGATTGAGTGCTGCAGAAGTAGACACATTGATCACGGAACTTCTGTCACTGGACAATCCTTATCACTGTCCACATGGGAGACCCACCATTATCGCCATGTCAAGGCGCGAACTGGAAAAGAAATTCAAACGTATTGTTTAA